The Amblyomma americanum isolate KBUSLIRL-KWMA chromosome 5, ASM5285725v1, whole genome shotgun sequence genome window below encodes:
- the LOC144134515 gene encoding uncharacterized protein LOC144134515 has product MIVAVVFCLLFLGLLLFILYFVYTFNQSDEIDLDGQGSPTPPLLSGGGGGNGAIHRPDFGPGHTSWPPGGATPIGPPPVPNGPGGATLPPGVTVSPGNGGSGGVVPPTPPSVLPFTVTTTTTTTTKRPIGEGATHKVYRHKVLMFTNVCS; this is encoded by the exons ATGATCGTGGCCGTTGTCTTCTGCCTCCTGTTCTTGGGATTGCTACTGTTCATTCTATACTTCGTCTACACCTTCAACCAAA GCGACGAGATCGACCTGGACGGCCAGGGCAGCCCTACGCCACCTCTACTCTCTGGAGGGGGAGGCGGCAACGGCGCCATACATCGTCCAGATTTTGGTCCTGGCCATACTTCGTGGCCTCCGGGCGGCGCGACGCCCATCGGTCCACCGCCGGTACCCAACGGGCCTGGCGGAGCCACACTGCCACCAGGCGTCACTGTCAGTCCCGGTAACGGTGGTTCCGGTGGCGTGGTCCCGCCCACGCCGCCCTCAGTACTTCCATTCACAGTCACGACCACAACCACGACTACTACCAAGAGGCCGATCGGTGAGGGAGCTACACACAAGGTGTACCGGCATAAGGTGTTGATGTTCACAAACGTATGCAGTTAG